Proteins encoded within one genomic window of Brassica rapa cultivar Chiifu-401-42 chromosome A09, CAAS_Brap_v3.01, whole genome shotgun sequence:
- the LOC103843721 gene encoding K(+) efflux antiporter 1, chloroplastic-like isoform X3 — MTVGMSIDPKLLLSNFPVVIGTLGLLILGKTILVVVMGKLFGISVISAIRAGLLLAPGGEFAFVAFGEAVNQGIMSPQLSSLLFLVVGISMAITPWLAAGGQLIASRFELHDVRSLLPVESETDDLQDHIIICGLDELGRFIHYLNFFSLCSLDENICVDSLCHSVCGSFQLLVHCIFVTCSESEVGILMILVQNFNTVTQ; from the exons ATGACG GTTGGCATGTCTATTGATCCGAAACTTCTTCTCTCTAACTTCCCCGTCGTAATTGGGACTTTGGGACTCTTGATATTGGGCAAGACTATATTAGTCGTTGTCATGGGAAAGTTGTTCGGAATTTCAGTCATATCTGCAATTAGAGCCGGTCTTCTTCTGGCCCCTGGTGGAGAGTTTGCATTTGTTGCTTTTGGAGAAGCTGTCAATCAG GGTATAATGTCTCCTCAGCTATCTTCGTTGCTGTTTCTTGTGGTGGGAATCTCAATGGCTATCACACCTTGGTTAGCTGCTGGTGGCCAGTTAATTGCATCCCGGTTTGAGTTGCATGATGTTAGAAGTTTATTGCCGGTTGAAAGTGAG ACGGATGATTTGCAGGATCACATAATTATTTGCGGATTGGACGAGTTGGGCAGGTTTATACATTATCTGAACTTCTTCAGCTTATGCTCTTTGGACGAGAACATTTGTGTAGATAGTCTGTGTCACAGTGTATGTGGGAGTTTCCAACTTCTTGTCCATTGTATATTTGTTACTTGCAGTGAAAGTGAGGTAGGAATCTTGATGATACTTGTACAGAATTTTAACACTGTCACTCAATAA
- the LOC103843721 gene encoding K(+) efflux antiporter 1, chloroplastic-like isoform X1: MTVGMSIDPKLLLSNFPVVIGTLGLLILGKTILVVVMGKLFGISVISAIRAGLLLAPGGEFAFVAFGEAVNQGIMSPQLSSLLFLVVGISMAITPWLAAGGQLIASRFELHDVRSLLPVESETDDLQDHIIICGLDELGRFIHYLNFFSLCSLDENICVDSLCHSVCGSFQLLVHCIFVTCSESETDDLQDHIIICGFGRVGQIIAQLLSERLIPFVALDVSR, translated from the exons ATGACG GTTGGCATGTCTATTGATCCGAAACTTCTTCTCTCTAACTTCCCCGTCGTAATTGGGACTTTGGGACTCTTGATATTGGGCAAGACTATATTAGTCGTTGTCATGGGAAAGTTGTTCGGAATTTCAGTCATATCTGCAATTAGAGCCGGTCTTCTTCTGGCCCCTGGTGGAGAGTTTGCATTTGTTGCTTTTGGAGAAGCTGTCAATCAG GGTATAATGTCTCCTCAGCTATCTTCGTTGCTGTTTCTTGTGGTGGGAATCTCAATGGCTATCACACCTTGGTTAGCTGCTGGTGGCCAGTTAATTGCATCCCGGTTTGAGTTGCATGATGTTAGAAGTTTATTGCCGGTTGAAAGTGAG ACGGATGATTTGCAGGATCACATAATTATTTGCGGATTGGACGAGTTGGGCAGGTTTATACATTATCTGAACTTCTTCAGCTTATGCTCTTTGGACGAGAACATTTGTGTAGATAGTCTGTGTCACAGTGTATGTGGGAGTTTCCAACTTCTTGTCCATTGTATATTTGTTACTTGCAGTGAAAGTGAG ACGGATGATTTGCAGGATCACATAATTATTTGCGGATTTGGACGAGTTGGTCAG ATAATTGCTCAGCTTCTCTCAGAAAGACTTATCCCATTCGTTGCCCTCGATGTCAGCAG GTGA
- the LOC103843721 gene encoding K(+) efflux antiporter 1, chloroplastic-like isoform X4, with amino-acid sequence MTVGMSIDPKLLLSNFPVVIGTLGLLILGKTILVVVMGKLFGISVISAIRAGLLLAPGGEFAFVAFGEAVNQGIMSPQLSSLLFLVVGISMAITPWLAAGGQLIASRFELHDVRSLLPVESETDDLQDHIIICGLDELGSESETDDLQDHIIICGFGRVGQIIAQLLSERLIPFVALDVSR; translated from the exons ATGACG GTTGGCATGTCTATTGATCCGAAACTTCTTCTCTCTAACTTCCCCGTCGTAATTGGGACTTTGGGACTCTTGATATTGGGCAAGACTATATTAGTCGTTGTCATGGGAAAGTTGTTCGGAATTTCAGTCATATCTGCAATTAGAGCCGGTCTTCTTCTGGCCCCTGGTGGAGAGTTTGCATTTGTTGCTTTTGGAGAAGCTGTCAATCAG GGTATAATGTCTCCTCAGCTATCTTCGTTGCTGTTTCTTGTGGTGGGAATCTCAATGGCTATCACACCTTGGTTAGCTGCTGGTGGCCAGTTAATTGCATCCCGGTTTGAGTTGCATGATGTTAGAAGTTTATTGCCGGTTGAAAGTGAG ACGGATGATTTGCAGGATCACATAATTATTTGCGGATTGGACGAGTTGGGCAG TGAAAGTGAG ACGGATGATTTGCAGGATCACATAATTATTTGCGGATTTGGACGAGTTGGTCAG ATAATTGCTCAGCTTCTCTCAGAAAGACTTATCCCATTCGTTGCCCTCGATGTCAGCAG GTGA
- the LOC103843722 gene encoding uncharacterized protein LOC103843722 gives MATSHESVKCICSDKKVVEVDPKTWKSKCGTFQCLKDILDVLKSDMFFEGVDVSFSSMKLIAKNVSTRSQTLQLVCVVADRLKFLLDPKRRSLVEKMIEEIADGFEVNKCFDPDEIFEFIYELLDNGLNNRSVFPEDNATIISELALKVLHKRMEKREVNQELIDPFLPLVMGCLSNQTLLPSALRGLKSLLKFPLPSLREEGDSLDSLGDRLVGELSYIAAGGMMNISLDCSLSCFAILKWYISKEITMQQMSILIKFDRLFEDIETDVHCRALSLIEAIIERRFEFEELSNIVSVVSYSLIHSVVEKISLKCQQILLEYLANYTLSDKILDGHIDIMLQYTRCNDQKKARALTMVRSFISKFSEPGLGSKSKRKYLNKLSSRFFATLLPLIPRDADPFKAPSPVGELIGLLTEKTDVGMVGNLIPECLSAFKEYPAAVAEVLFFFMKALEKRFRKHIITILKKVEVAHTSDESHYSLFMVFSTFRHFPGYQVLDPEFEEMWRIVFKSLLHTESRLRNICCKLLKEYFNALGKKNMASSQSLVATLFMVAAHLCFVLKENTSSDHKRDLTENLVHVLSALHSWIGQLDQATCNEFWFSLGENEKEMFREAFKVIDREEEGVSRDLLSENGNGIRKGLIGILLKRMGELALEKESVQMSVVFSVYEELSQEKEWHLYASEVMYPLCKVCEGFAGENISVELKKQGENVRDSLRSANNIFGEAYVGIRQGLQANRKKRAGEELAKAGPRKKIE, from the exons ATGGCGACGTCGCACGAGAGTGTCAAGTGTATTTGCAGTGATAAGAAGGTTGTAGAAGTCGATCCCAAGACATGGAAGTCCAAGTGTGGCACGTTTCAGTGTTTGAAGGATATTCTGGATGTGTTGAAATCGGATATGTTCTTTGAAGGTGTTGATGTGAGCTTCAGTTCTATGAAGCTGATTGCTAAAAACGTGAGCACTAGGAGCCAAACTTTGCAGTTAGTTTGCGTTGTTGCTGATCGGCTGAAGTTTCTTCTGGATCCAAAGAGAAGATCGCTTGTGGAGAAGATGATAGAGGAAATTGCAGATGGTTTTGAAGTAAACAAGTGCTTTGATCCGGACGAGATTTTTGAGTTCATATATGAACTTCTGGATAATGGCCTTAATAACCGGAGTGTTTTTCCTGAAGATAATGCTACTATCATCAGTGAGCTTGCTTTGAAAGTACTCCATAAAAGAATGGAGAAAAGAGAAGTTAATCAAGAGCTGATAGATCCGTTTCTGCCTCTGGTTATGGGATGCTTGAGCAACCAAACTCTTTTGCCTTCAGCTCTTAGAGGTTTGAAATCTTTACTGAAATTTCCATTGCCTTCCCTCAGGGAAGAAGGAGATAGTCTAGATAGTTTAGGAGATAGGCTGGTAGGAGAGTTGTCATACATTGCTGCTGGTGGGATGATGAATATATCTCTTGATTGCTCTCTCTCTTGCTTTGCCATTTTAAAATGGTACATTAGCAAGGAGATAACTATGCAGCAGATGAGTATATTGATTAAGTTTGATAGATTATTTGAGGATATAGAGACAGATGTACACTGTAGGGCTCTTTCACTCATCGAGGCCATCATAGAGCGGAGGTTTGAGTTTGAAGAGTTATCCAACATTGTATCTGTTGTTTCATATTCGCTGATACACAGTGTTGTGGAAAAAATCAGCTTGAAATGTCAACAGATACTGTTGGAGTATTTGGCCAACTATACCCTTAGTGACAAAATTTTAGACGGTCATATTGATATTATGCTCCAATACACACG GTGTAATGATCAAAAGAAGGCTCGAGCCCTGACCATGGTTCGATCCTTTATCTCCAAATTTTCAGAACCTGGTCTTGGCAGCAAGAGCAAGAGGAAATATTTAAACAAGCTCTCGAGTCGTTTCTTTGCAACTCTGTTGCCTCTGATTCCCCGAGATGCTGACCCTTTCAAAGCGCCTTCCCCTGTTGGTGAGCTCATAGGGCTTCTTACAGAAAAAACTGATGTAGGTATGGTTGGTAACCTGATCCCTGAATGTCTGTCCGCTTTTAAGGAGTATCCGGCAGCGGTAGCAGAG GTGTTGTTCTTCTTCATGAAAGCCTTGGAGAAACGTTTCAGGAAGCATATCATCACTATATTGAAGAAAGTAGAGGTTGCTCACACTTCCGATGAAAGTCACTACTCACTGTTCATGGTATTCAGTACGTTCAGACATTTTCCTGGTTATCAAGTATTGGATCCAGAGTTTGAG GAGATGTGGAGAATTGTATTCAAATCACTCTTGCACACAGAGTCAAGACTGAGGAATATATGCTGCAAACTCCTGAAGGAATACTTCAACGCATTGGGAAAGAAGAACATGGCGAGCTCTCAGTCTTTGGTAGCTACCTTGTTCATGGTGGCTGCACATCTGTGCTTCGTGCTAAAGGAGAACACCTCAAGCGACCATAAGCGTGACCTCACAGAAAACTTGGTGCATGTGCTCTCCGCTCTTCATTCTTGGATTGGGCAGCTTGATCAAGCAACCTGCAATGAGTTCTGGTTCAGTCTGGGGGAGAATGAAAAGGAGATGTTTCGTGAAGCCTTCAAGGTGATTGATCGAGAGGAGGAAGGAGTGTCTAGGGATTTACTCTCTGAGAATGGAAATGGTATAAGGAAAGGGTTGATTGGAATTTTGCTCAAGAGAATGGGGGAGCTTGCTCTTGAGAAGGAGTCTGTTCAGATGAGTGTTGTGTTCAGTGTCTATGAAGAGCTTAGTCAAGAAAAAGAATGGCATTTATATGCTTCGGAAGTTATGTATCCGTTGTGCAAAGTTTGTGAAGGTTTTGCAGGGGAAAACATCTCAG TTGAGCTGAAAAAACAAGGAGAGAATGTGCGAGACAGTTTAAGATCGGCCAACAATATCTTTGGGGAAGCCTACGTTGGAATAAGACAAGGATTGCAGGCAAATAGAAAGAAGAGAGCGGGAGAAGAGCTGGCGAAAGCTGGCCCGAGAAAGAAGATAGAGTAG
- the LOC103843721 gene encoding K(+) efflux antiporter 1, chloroplastic-like isoform X2, translating into MTVGMSIDPKLLLSNFPVVIGTLGLLILGKTILVVVMGKLFGISVISAIRAGLLLAPGGEFAFVAFGEAVNQGIMSPQLSSLLFLVVGISMAITPWLAAGGQLIASRFELHDVRSLLPVESETDDLQDHIIICGLDELGRFIHYLNFFSLCSLDENICVDSLCHSTDDLQDHIIICGFGRVGQIIAQLLSERLIPFVALDVSR; encoded by the exons ATGACG GTTGGCATGTCTATTGATCCGAAACTTCTTCTCTCTAACTTCCCCGTCGTAATTGGGACTTTGGGACTCTTGATATTGGGCAAGACTATATTAGTCGTTGTCATGGGAAAGTTGTTCGGAATTTCAGTCATATCTGCAATTAGAGCCGGTCTTCTTCTGGCCCCTGGTGGAGAGTTTGCATTTGTTGCTTTTGGAGAAGCTGTCAATCAG GGTATAATGTCTCCTCAGCTATCTTCGTTGCTGTTTCTTGTGGTGGGAATCTCAATGGCTATCACACCTTGGTTAGCTGCTGGTGGCCAGTTAATTGCATCCCGGTTTGAGTTGCATGATGTTAGAAGTTTATTGCCGGTTGAAAGTGAG ACGGATGATTTGCAGGATCACATAATTATTTGCGGATTGGACGAGTTGGGCAGGTTTATACATTATCTGAACTTCTTCAGCTTATGCTCTTTGGACGAGAACATTTGTGTAGATAGTCTGTGTCACAGT ACGGATGATTTGCAGGATCACATAATTATTTGCGGATTTGGACGAGTTGGTCAG ATAATTGCTCAGCTTCTCTCAGAAAGACTTATCCCATTCGTTGCCCTCGATGTCAGCAG GTGA
- the LOC103843721 gene encoding K(+) efflux antiporter 1, chloroplastic-like isoform X5, protein MTVGMSIDPKLLLSNFPVVIGTLGLLILGKTILVVVMGKLFGISVISAIRAGLLLAPGGEFAFVAFGEAVNQGIMSPQLSSLLFLVVGISMAITPWLAAGGQLIASRFELHDVRSLLPVESETDDLQDHIIICGFGRVGQIIAQLLSERLIPFVALDVSR, encoded by the exons ATGACG GTTGGCATGTCTATTGATCCGAAACTTCTTCTCTCTAACTTCCCCGTCGTAATTGGGACTTTGGGACTCTTGATATTGGGCAAGACTATATTAGTCGTTGTCATGGGAAAGTTGTTCGGAATTTCAGTCATATCTGCAATTAGAGCCGGTCTTCTTCTGGCCCCTGGTGGAGAGTTTGCATTTGTTGCTTTTGGAGAAGCTGTCAATCAG GGTATAATGTCTCCTCAGCTATCTTCGTTGCTGTTTCTTGTGGTGGGAATCTCAATGGCTATCACACCTTGGTTAGCTGCTGGTGGCCAGTTAATTGCATCCCGGTTTGAGTTGCATGATGTTAGAAGTTTATTGCCGGTTGAAAGTGAG ACGGATGATTTGCAGGATCACATAATTATTTGCGGATTTGGACGAGTTGGTCAG ATAATTGCTCAGCTTCTCTCAGAAAGACTTATCCCATTCGTTGCCCTCGATGTCAGCAG GTGA